The nucleotide sequence TGTTCTGAAAGTAGCTCATAGGTTGTCCTAAAGTAGCTTAATAGCCTGAGAGTTATATTCAATCTGAAGGGGTCATAGGGGAGAAGGATGGGGGACTCATGGACTCTCTGGTCACCCCGATCTTCTGCCTTATCCTAATGCCTCTTCTTTGGCCACAGTCTTCTTTGGTATTCTCTTGCCTTTAGCTACCTTTTCTAACGTGTATGCTACCATCACTTGAACTATATTTAAGAGTGATGGCAAAGGGTTTGAGAgtcataatttatataaaaatgtgttggacttttaaatacatttttcaaataaaaaatgtttaagcaaAGTAGTTGCAGAGTAATCACTACAGGCATGTTTGGGGTCAAAGGATAAATACAGTTGATGAAGGTAACTGCTAAAAAGTAGCTGATGTGGAATTCTGTGCCATCTTCGCCCTTTGCAAGGCCAGAAGGCCAGAAGACCACCAATATCTTCCAAGGGCTCAACTCCTTGTTCTTCCTGTTCCCTCCTCTTGGCATTCATCTGAGATTTTTCAAGTCTTTAAACAATCACTTGTGTAAAAACGACTTTGGAAATGTAGCAGAGGAGGAACATCAACATTATGGAGGGGGGGATAAAATGTGCTGGGGGACAAGGGGAGGGATCAGGCCCAATGCTGTTGGTTACACAGTTCAGTTTTAAGGTTCAAGAGATTTCTGGTCTCCACCTCAGATACCTCTGTAAAAAGACACAAgaccaaacaatttttttttctagttttgtttttctgtactaAAAATATCCAGTGGGTGCTGGGATCAAAAAGGGTGGAAAGGTTGAGATGCTGAAACCTCTTGCAGATGAAGTGGTCATTACCTGCGGTTTTTCTCTAGCTGGGTgaggaaacaaaatagagaaaaagggaaaatattacaACTATATctatattcttttcctttccttgctttgtctccctccccagaagCCCTCATTCCCTCAAAACCACTGCCCCGTTTATGCTGCCTTTTTATACTGAATTAACGGTATTGAATACCTAAGGAGAAAGATAAAAACTAGCAAAATGACAGACCACGTATACTATTTTAttgtccttcccttctccccaaagTTCCTGAAATCCTGTCAACTGAGAATTTTTTATCCAATCAGAGCCTTTGGTAATTCATTTGGTAAAGGCAGAGGACTATCCTTCCTGAAGAATTCTGAAATTGCTGGAAATAATCCCAGGATAGTGGTGGTTAGGGGCATCTGCACTAGTGTCAAACAATCCTGTTGTGACTGTCATTTACTAGCTTTGTAAACCCCCATTCCTTCTGTGAAGTGGGGATAATTACACCTCACAGCATTGTGAGGATTGATCCAGGTAAAGCGGACATGGTAAGACCTCAAATACTGGCTGTTCTTACTATTAAACTATTGATAAGCTGAGAACTATTAATATCTTCCATATCTATGATCGGCATCAAGAATTGTTGATACAGCTATAATTCTCATGATTTGGGCCATAATCTTCTCATGACCAGTAGTACCTGTTGCCCATTAACCAACCCACAGTTGCTCAAGAAACAGGTGGAATCAGCAGCCAACGATGTAACCAGTATATTATGCATCAGCAGGGAAACTAGGTAAGTAACACTTCGTGCAAACACTTACTGGTTCCATCTGTGTGAACACTGCAGACAGACTGTTCCAAATATCCTCCAGCCCGATCCTGACCCGTCTCCAAAAATCAAGGGCTGGActggggctggggccggggccaAAGAAGAGGAAGGGTGTAGGTCTGATTCTAGAGCTGAGAGCGGGTGTGGGAGTGGTGGTGGTAGTACTGATGGTGGTCTGAGTGGTACAGCTGGTGTCAGAGCAGAGACTGGAGTCCAGAGGGCACTCCTCCCGAAGCCGGTTGCACGGACATTTCTCATAGGTACACGGCCGGTGCTCTGTACGGAGCTGGTTCAGTGCCCCAACTCGAAGGCGCCCGGaaaggccctgcagcttcccaGACCGGGTCCGACTCATGGTGCCTGACTGGCAGTGGCAGTGCCACGGGCCCCAGGGCATCAGCACCAGCCGCAGATCCTCCGGAGGGGGCATGGCCGTGTGCGAGGGCTGCTGCCATCGATTTGGGGTGGACCCGGCTATGGACCACTGGCTCATGGTACTGTCGGGGTGCTGTACTTCCCCCCCAGTAGGCTGCCAGGTGTTGGCAGGCACGTCTGAAGACATCCTGATCTCCCCCTCCTGGGTATTTGCTTTAAACTTCGAGCTGGGCACCCTCGCTGTACTGTAACCCCTGCTGAGAGACGCTGCGGTGATGTTATTCTTTCTGGCGTTAATCACAACCCCCTCTTCCAAAGACTCATCCTCCTCGGCCGACGACACAATCGACTTGCTGACGCCTGTGGCCACCGTGGAGGCCAAGAGCTCCGCAGCAGCCGGGCCTGCCAGGCGCTCGACAGTGGCCCCGACGTCATCCTCATCCTGCATTGTTACCTTCATCCTCCTGGGGCCACCGGTCCGGAGGGTGGTCCGGTAGTGGCGGGACGTAGGGACCCCAAAGCGGAAACTGACCCGCTGGGTCTCGGTGGAAGTCAGGCCTTGGGCCCCCGCCGCCCGGGGCCCCAGACTCAGCAGCAGGGCCCAGAGCAGCGCGCCGGCGGCGGGGACCATGGGGCCGGCCGGTGTGCGGCTGAGAGGGAGGCCAGCGAGGGAGGCCGGGACTCctaccttctctccctctcttccgcTCGCGACCCAGCGGGTCGTTTGAACCGCGGCCTGTGGATGGGGAGCGGAGAGGGGGCCTCGAACGCGCGTGCCACGCCCCTCCCCCGGGCCCTCGCGGAGCAGCCCCCAGGGCTGAGATCAAAAACCGAGGAACCACGTGGCCAGAACGCCTGTGCCAGAACCGACCGACGCATTGTGATGCTACGGGCCTGGGCAAGTAGGGCACTTCCTCGCAGCCGGGCTTAAACCTCGCATTGCAGTTTATTAACCGCTACGGATAGGAATTTACTAAAGAGGACAAAAGTACAAGTTTTGAAAGCACTCCTTCCCCGACCCACAGGCAACAGCTATGACAAAGAAGGGAGCTGCAGTTCTTCCAGGTTTAGGGAGCTGACTCCAGGTTCCCAGCAGGCTGGGCGGTGAGTTaagccctgccctcccctccacctctcaCCAAGCTTCACAGACTGCGAGCATGCCCCAGATGGAAAAGGTCTCAGCACCTCCACTTACAGGGGAGTAAAAGGACACTCAGAGAAATGAGGTTATATTTGCCCAAGGTTCTACAGCTGAAGCAGGACCAAACCCTGCAGCCTTCCCCGTTCCCCTACAAGGTGCCACTACATGCACCCCTATAGCTGAACTGATAATCACTGGGCAAATGAGGTTCCAGACTTTGGAGCCCTGCTTTGATGACACGGTCATGAGAGGAATgagaccccagggaaatgtgAAGGTCCTGTGGTACTGGGGTTGAGAAGGAGGTGGTTTAGGGAACAGCCCAGATGTCTCAGGATTAGGGCACAGGCAGATTAATCTTTGCTTAGTTGTAAGGCCCttgattcttttcttcctctagGTCCCTCGTGAGCCATGGAGCTCCAGGTCCAGCctaggagagaaaaacaaaaaaagtaggaTCTGGGTTTTACTCACTGGTTTGGGGACAGGAGCCAGAGAATTGGAAGAGTCAAAAGATTGGGTGCTTGCACTGGTGGTCATCAGGCTCCCTCcccactgggtattttttttccgCTTTGCTGCCCTACTTGACTTCTTCTACCACTAAGTTCTGTGCTGTGAATATTCCTTTATTCTCTGATGCCTCAGCACTTAAATgtatagtttgtttgtttgtttgtttgtttcctttgttcttgTTGGATGCAGGCCTTAATTTCTTCTCTGGGTGGGCACAGTTTTCCCAGATACAATGAAGTATCTAGAAGCAGGGCCTCTATCTTTTAgttcctctgcatctcccccaaGGCATTAAGACAGCTGGAACTAGTTTATACATCCCACCCCAAACTCTTCTCCTCAAGCTCAGGACTCACTGTCTGACAGCTTCAGGGATGTGAACCTGATCCAAGGAGATGAGTTGGGCCAGCTCTCCCAGGCTGTTCAGAAAACGGATCTTTCTTGTGAACTTGGAACTGAAAAGAGAGGAGGATAAACCAGGTTGTGTGTTGTACTGAGAAGAGGGTTCCTGGAGACCCTTACAAAGGGCAATATAACAAGCAGAGCATGGTTAAGGCTAGAAAGAGCCAGGCTGGGGAAAAATCTTCTTTGTCTTGATTTTGAAAATGGGGGAGAAGACATCCTTGTCCTCAGAGCTGGTACCTGATGAAGGGCCGCAGCAGTGCCAGGAATGCCTTCACGTACCAGGTGGCATGGACAACCACCAGGGCGCGCAGGTTCTTCCGGAGTCTGAAGAACAGGAAAGAGATCATTCTACTCTTCTTCTATCTTCATGCCGGAAGATCAGGTGGGGCTACGTTTTGTGCTTTAACTCCCTTCACGTCTGCAGTTTCTAGATTTCTCTGGCAGTGGGGTCTAGTCCCCCCTCCTTGGCCTATAATCTGAGCTCCACCCATTGTGTTTAGTCCTTTGTGCTCCTCATTTTTAGGCATTCCTCTTGTCAGAATCCTTCTGCCCTATCTCCCTCGGGTGCCCTACCCTCACAGAAATTCTTGGCTACTCCCGTTTTCCCATGGCTCCCAGGACTGggacaccaaaaacaaagaaatgagctGGAAAAGTGAGCAAAGGGAAGATGGgttaaagaaaaagggaaaaggaacatCTCGGGGAACAAAGCCATATGGGTCAGGTATGGAAGGCGGAGAGAAGCAGAAAATGGCGGCCTGGGCAGTAAACTAATTGGCaagatggggagaaaaggaaggggtATGCCACCTCGATTTATTGGATTTTCACACATGGCCAGTGCAAACCTATTATCATTGCCAttatacagagaagaaaactgagtcccagggaagttaagtgacttgtccaaggtaaATGATACAACAGGTAAATGATAGAGGCAAGATCTGAAATCAGGTTTCCCTGACTCTGAGAGTACAGAAGACGGGAGAGGCCTGGAAAGGGTTGGAGAGGgacaaggaaaagaggaagggactaaatggaagaggaaagaatggaaagagggaaagagaaggcgTAGTGGGAGTTGTGGCCCTCCTGCCCTCGTGGCTCACCGCCGGTCCAGAGCGCGGTAACACTGGCGCATCCAGCCCAGAGGTGGGACCTGGGCCCTACTCGTGCCTCCACTCAAGTGAACAAGCAGGTAATTTTCAGCGACCAGTAGTTCCAGAGTTCCCACCATATACCTGGGGGGCCAGGAGGGGACAACAATTGTCAAGGGAGGTACCTGCTTGGGGTTTGGGGAGTGAgaggaacaagcagggggagcagcagagggagagggagaagcaggatctcccccaagcagggagcccaacgaggtgaggcttgatcccagggccccaagatcaggacctgagccaaatgcagatgctgaaccaactgagccatccaggcatcccagggggttctttttcatttttccctccttaatATCCCCCCTGGAGCCCTTCAGGTCTTCCACCTCACCTGAACAAGTGTTCCATGACATAGGTGTAGTTGGGGATGCTGCTGCTGGGTAGGTAACAGGAAGAGAAGATGATAATGGCGTTGAGGCCATCACCATGGTAAcctggagaggacagagggaaaattcattcagtcaacaaCTAGGTATGACAGACAGTACATCTGTTTAGCTTGAAGGACTCTGAAGATTTTAAACCCACAGACTGAGTTTCCAACTTCAGTATTCTATTCAGGAAGTCGCAGGTCTTTCCCTGCCACATATCTGAGCAATTACCTCCATGAGAGAGGACTTTCTTATAGAGCTCAATGACAGTCATGTCCACTCTCTGCTCCCGCTGTCCTGTCCGGAACACCCTCCAGTGACGACCATCTTCTCCAGCCACATCCCACACACAACCCCGGCCCAGCCTTTCTGCTGCCTCACTGGCCCCCAGACCCTCTGCCCGGGGCAGGTCATCTGAAagagagggatggggaagggTCAATAAGGCATAGTACAGACCTTCAGTATTTTCTAACTTCCCCAGGTTTCTAGAGTGGATTGCTCTAACCTCTcattcctcagttttttttctagGATTCCAGCGCTAGTTTGTCCAGTGCCTTGctggtttctctttcctctgaCTCTCAATCCTCACTTTTTCACTAGACACCAGCCTTGAGGTAACCCTGCACTATGGTAGGTCCATGACCCTTGCCAGTATTAGTTTTCTTCTAGATTCTTCCTTACTTTTTGTGCCTTTCCTTGGGTGAACTCCTCTGTTCCCATGTCTTCAATAACCACCAGTAAGGTGATGATTCCAAATTTGCCCCTCTAACCCATGTCCCTAAATGCTTAGAGTGGACACCTTTAGTTTGTGTCTTTTTGTCATCTCCAAGCCACCAGACCCAAGTGTAATTCAaactccttctcttcctcctctctcccataTTTCCTTTCTGGATGAATGACTCCATCCATCTAGGTGGCTGAGAGAGAAAACTGATATTATCAAAGATTTTCTTCTCTGTCAGCCAACTGGACTCCAGATCTTCTTCTATATTATCTCCACTATATTCTCTTATCATTCTCTCTACTACTACTGTCCTGATTCAGGTTCTTAGCATTTCTCACCTGGCCTTAGTGCTAGCCTCCTAACTGGTTTCCATGTCTCTAATCTGTTTACTCCATTTCATCCTCTATCCCACGGCTAGAGCAAGCTTTGTTTTCTACCCTAACTTTCCTACTCAAATGGCAATATACCATACCCACTAATTCTGCATGATCCTTCCATAGCAATGGAAACAGCTGCCTCATCTTAAAAAATGGCTGTCtgtttggctcagttggtggagcatgcgacACTGACCCTTGATggtggggttgtgagtttgagccccatgttgggtgtagagatcacttaaaaaataaaaatcttaggggcgcctgggtggttcagtgggttgaagcctctgccttcggcttaggtcatcatcccaggttcctgggatcgagtcccgcatcgggctctctgctcagcagggagactgcttcctcctctctctctgcctgcctccctgcctacttgtgatctctgtctgtcaaataaataaataaaatctttaaaaaaaaaaatcttaaaaaaaaaaaaaaaaagtattccaggggcacctgggtgactcagtgggttaagcctctgccttcggttcaggtcataatctcagggtcctggaatcgagccccacatcggggctctctgctcagcagggagactgcttccccctctctctctgcctgcctctctgcctacttgtgatctgtcaaataaataaataaaatcttttttaaaaaagtattctatAACATGGATACACCATGTAAGAATTAATACTCTACTGACAGACCTTTTGGTTGTTTCCAACCTCTTAGAGCCATTAAATCTGATCATGTTACTCCCTTGATCAAAACCATTCAGCGGCTACCTTACGACTCaacaactgcactactgggtatttaccccaaagatacaaatgtagtgatccaaaagggcacctgcaccccagtgtttttagcagcaatgtccacaatagccaaactatgaaaagtgcccagatgtccatcaacagatgaatggataaagaagatgtggtatatatgtaccagccaccaaaaaccaaaaaaacaaaaacaaaaaacccccctgctatttgcaatgatgtggatggaactagagggaattatgctaagcaaaataagtcaatcagagaaagacaattatcatatgatctcactgatatgtggaacttgaaaaacaaggcagaggatcataggaaaagagaggaaaaaatgaaacaagatgaaactagagagggaaacaaaccataagagactcttaatctcatgaaacaaactgagggctgctggtgg is from Meles meles chromosome 1, mMelMel3.1 paternal haplotype, whole genome shotgun sequence and encodes:
- the C1H1orf56 gene encoding protein MENT; its protein translation is MVPAAGALLWALLLSLGPRAAGAQGLTSTETQRVSFRFGVPTSRHYRTTLRTGGPRRMKVTMQDEDDVGATVERLAGPAAAELLASTVATGVSKSIVSSAEEDESLEEGVVINARKNNITAASLSRGYSTARVPSSKFKANTQEGEIRMSSDVPANTWQPTGGEVQHPDSTMSQWSIAGSTPNRWQQPSHTAMPPPEDLRLVLMPWGPWHCHCQSGTMSRTRSGKLQGLSGRLRVGALNQLRTEHRPCTYEKCPCNRLREECPLDSSLCSDTSCTTQTTISTTTTTPTPALSSRIRPTPFLFFGPGPSPSPALDFWRRVRIGLEDIWNSLSAVFTQMEPLEKNRR
- the BNIPL gene encoding bcl-2/adenovirus E1B 19 kDa-interacting protein 2-like protein — translated: MRKRLSAPELQLNLTKGTGGTGTSPTNSVPSSPDGSSDLEVDELETPSDSEQLDSGHEFEWEDDLPRAEGLGASEAAERLGRGCVWDVAGEDGRHWRVFRTGQREQRVDMTVIELYKKVLSHGGYHGDGLNAIIIFSSCYLPSSSIPNYTYVMEHLFRYMVGTLELLVAENYLLVHLSGGTSRAQVPPLGWMRQCYRALDRRLRKNLRALVVVHATWYVKAFLALLRPFISSKFTRKIRFLNSLGELAQLISLDQVHIPEAVRQLDLELHGSRGT